TTTGTAGTCCGTTAAGAATACTAAGCCAGAACTTTGCCCTTCATTTCGGCGATCCACATGCCAAGAACTTCCTTTTGTCCCTCCATGGTGACAGCCAACGCGAGATACACTGCTTTGTTGATAATGTGTCCGCCTTGTCTCCCTTTCACCCTGATAGCATCCAGATAAACAATGGGGTAAACTTCATCAAGGGGACGGTTTTGCCATGATTTCACATCGTCAATCACAGCATCGGTTACTTGGGATATTAAGGTGGGGGAAACCTCCACTCCATACATCTCTTCTAAGTGAACTTGAATGTCCCGTGTACTCATGCCCAGCGCGTACATAGAGAGGATTTTATCGTCAAAACCATGAAAGCGGCTTTGACCTTTGGGGATAATTTTTGGCTCAAAACTGGCGTCGCGGTCACGGGGAACATTGATCTGAAGCTCACCAAACTCACCACTAATGGTCTTTGGATATTTGCCGTTGCGTGAGTTTCCAGCCTGCTTGTCTGACTTTCCATGTTTGGCATAGCCAAGATGGTCAGTCATCTCTGTCTGCATTGCACGCTCTACAAGTCGCTTCGTTAACTCTTTGAGTAGACCGCCTTCGCCTACAAGATCTTCAGGCTTTTTATAGTTGGCAAGAAGCTGGTCGAGAAGTTCATCGGAAATGGCCATAGGATACTCCTTGAGATATGATCAGAATGGTATCGTAAATGGCCACTTACACAAAATATTTTACACACTCAGTTTTTTCTACAGCGAAAAACGGGATGAATTATTCGACTTTACCCAAACCATATTTGAAGTTCCCGCATCCATATTTGTACGCACAGATCGACCAGATATTGCGAAATTAGCCGATTTGTCTGGAAAAAAAATCGCCATGCAACGTGGCGACTACGCCGCAGAGTATTTGAAATCGCAAGGGATCACCGCCGAAATAGTACCAACCAGTACCTTTGCTGAAGCAACAAATATGGTTATTAACGGCCAAGCCGATGCCATTATTGGTGATGAGCAAATTGTCCTCTATCACCTCTACCGCTCGAATCTCAACCTTGAACTAAAAATTATCGGCGAACCCCTCTATATCGGATTGAATAGCATGGCGGTACTACAAGGCCATCACTTACTTCAATCAATAATAAATAAAGGGATTGAGCACGCTGACGCTTCCGGAATGCTTGATCGCCTCAGTCGCAAGTGGATTGGCACTACGTTGCCCGACCATGCGACCGAGTCTATAACCCTTTGGCCGTATATTCTTGTCGCCTGTGGAGGCATCGCTCTCGTTGCGCTGTGGAACCTTTCGTTACGCCATACAATCACGCGCCAAACAACTCAAATCAAAAAAAACCAACAACGGCTTACCTATATCATTGAGGGCTCGCAAGCTGGAACGTGGGAATGGAACGTTCAAACGGGAAGGACTGTTTATAATGAACGGTGGGCAGAAATGCTGGGTTACTCCTTACCGGAATTATCGCCCCTTGATATCACCCTTTGGCAGCGACTGTCACATCCTGATGACCTTGTTAAAGCGGAAAATGCACTGGAACAACATTTTGCAGGCGAAATCGACAGCTATCGCTGCGAAGTGCGCATGCGCCATAAAGACGGCCATTGGGTATGGGTGCTTGACCGTGGGCGTGTTTACGAATGGGATGCCGATGGCGCACCACTTTTAATGGCCGGAACCCATTTGGATATCACCGACTTAAAGCAAGCCGAAGCAGGCTATCAACTCTTATTTCAATCCATGCTGAACGGTTTTGCACTCCATGAAATTGTGTGTGATAGCGCAGGTAACCCTATTGACTACCGTTTCCTTGCGGTCAATCCGAGTTTTGAGCAGATGACTGGCTTGCGCGCACACGATATTGTCGGTCGTACCGTCCTTGAAGTACTCCCCAATACCGAGCCGTATTGGATAGAAACCTACGGTAAAGTCGCGCTCGGCGGTGAACCTATTTTCTTTGAAAACTACTCCAGAGAAATTGGCAAACATTTTCAAATCACTGCCTTCAGCCCGTCGCCCCATCGTTTTGCATGTGTTTTTGCGGATATTACAGAACGCAAGCGGGCAGAAGATGCTCTTCAGGCGAGCGAAAAAAAGTTTCGCGAAGTCACAGAACTTTTGCCGCAAACCGTTTTTGAATCGAACCTACAAGGAATACTCACCTACGTCAACCAAGCTGGATATAAAGCTTTTGGGTATACAGAAGCCGACCTTGTTCGTGGCATGAATATTACCGCTACGATTATTCCCGAAGACCACGCCCGTCTTGCGGAAAACCTCAAACACATTACGCTCACAGGAATCGCAAAAGGGAATAGCTATACCGCTTTGCGTAAAGATGGCAGCACATTCCCCATTCAAGTTTACACCAGTGTGTGCTACGAACATGGCAAGCCTACCGGCTTCCGTGGCGTTCTTATCGACATGACAGAACTCGCGCTCGCAGAAACGGAGCTGCGTATTGCCGCTGCGGCCTTCGAGTCACAAGAAGGGATGGTGGTGACAGATGCCAATGGCGTTATCCTTAAAGTGAATACGTCATTCACCGAAACCACAGGCTATCAACCCGAAGAAGTGATCGGTCAAAATCCACGAATTTTACAGTCCGGCTATCATGATGAAAAGTTTTACCGCGATATGTGGGAATCGATCAATGCTTCGGGTGTCTGGCAGGGTGAAATCTGGGATCAGCGCAAAAACGGAGAAGTGTACCCTAAATGGCTCACTATTTCGGCAGTCAAAAATGCCGCGGGGCGTGTTACCCATTATGTCGGCAGCCATTTTGACATTACCGAACGCAAACGAGCCGAAGAACGGATTGCCGAACTGGCCTACTTCGACCAACTTACCGGGTTACCGAACAGAACGCTTTTCAATGATCGCCTGAAGCAGGCTATGACCGCAGCTGGTCGTCGTGGCGTCTATGGAGCACTCTTTTTCATTGATCTTGACAACTTTAAAACCCTGAACGATACCCTCGGGCATGATATGGGTGACTCCCTGTTAAGGCAAGTTGCCCAACGCCTTACCAGTTGCGTGCGCGGCGAAGATACCGTGGCGCGTCTTGGCGGCGACGAATTTCTGGTTATGATTTCTAGTCTGCATAGCGATAAGACCGAAGCGGCACAAATTGCGGAAACAATTGGCGAGAAAATTCTTACCACACTCAATCAGCCGTATACACTCGCAGGATTACTGCATCACAGCACGCAGAGCATTGGCGTAACCCTTTTCCTCGGCGAAGATACATCCATTGATGAGATGATGAAACAAGCAGATCTTGCCATGTATAAAGCCAAAGCCTCCGGACGCGATGCTATCCGTTTCTTTGACCCTGCAATGGAAATAGCGGTTACCTATCGGACAGCTTTGGAAAAAGATCTCCGCAACGCAATCCGAGAAGGGCAACTGATACTTCACTATCAAGCACAAATTGGTGAAAATGGCACTGTCACCGGCGCTGAAGCTCTTGTGCGCTGGCAACATCCCACACGTGGCATGGTATCACCAGCCGATTTTATCCCTTTAGCCGAAGAAACTGGCTTAATTCTTTCCTTAGGCCAATGGGTTCTTGAAACGGCTTGCACGAACCTTGCCTGCTGGGCATCAGAACCAAAACTGGCTGACCTGACACTGGCGATCAACGTCAGCACGCGGCAATTCCGCGAACTAAATTTCGTTGCCACCGTTCTCGACTCAGTTCAGAAAACAGGTGCCAATCCCGCACTTTTGAAGCTGGAACTTACAGAAAGCCTATTGGTAGAAAAGGTTGATGATGTCGTTGATAAAATGGCTACGCTGAAAACCCATGGGATTGGCTTTTCACTGGACGATTTTGGCACCGGATACTCCTCGCTGGCGTATCTGAAACGTCTACCACTTGATCAATTAAAGATCGACCAATCCTTTGTGCGCGATGTTCTGGATGACCCAAACGATGCCACCATTGCAAAAACAGTCGTAGCGCTTGGGAAAAGTTTTGGGCTGAGTGTCATCGCCGAAGGGGTGGAAACGGAAGCGCAGCGGGAGTTTCTTGCAAGCGTCGGCTGTTACGCCTGCCAAGGCTACCTCTTTAGCCGACCACTGCCGATTGAACAATTTGAAGCGTATGTGAAAAACAACTTTTAATTGACGCAAAAAAACCCCTCGACCGACTGGCCGAGGGGTTTTATGTATTGGAATGAGTGCGAAATTACTTCGCTTCTTCTGCCCACTTTTCGAGCATAGCAGTCGTAACAGACTTCGGACGCTCGATAGCATAGCCAAGGCCGCGATCCCAAGTGATGTTAGCAAGTACGCCGATGGCGCGGCCAATGCCGAACAGAACGGTGTAGAAGTCATACTCGGTAACACCGTAGTACCACTGGATAACGCCAGACTGTGAGTCAACGTTTGGCCATGGGTTCTTCGCTTTTCCTTGCTTCGTAAGAACGCCAGGAGCCACTTTGTAGATCATGCTGACAACTTTAAAGAGCGGATAATCCTTCAGCCCTTCAGTGTTCAAGCAGAACTCGCGCTGTGAAGTGTAACGTGGGTCAGTCTTACGCAATACTGCGTGACCGTACCCAGGAACAACTTGACCGCTGTTCAGTGTATCCCACAGAGCTTTTTCGATCAGCTCTTCGGTTGGCTCTTGGCCGCCGAGTTTTTCCATGAACTGTTGTGTCCAACGGAGAACTTCTTCGTTCGCAAGA
This Chrysiogenes arsenatis DSM 11915 DNA region includes the following protein-coding sequences:
- a CDS encoding EAL domain-containing protein, translating into MAIGYSLRYDQNGIVNGHLHKIFYTLSFFYSEKRDELFDFTQTIFEVPASIFVRTDRPDIAKLADLSGKKIAMQRGDYAAEYLKSQGITAEIVPTSTFAEATNMVINGQADAIIGDEQIVLYHLYRSNLNLELKIIGEPLYIGLNSMAVLQGHHLLQSIINKGIEHADASGMLDRLSRKWIGTTLPDHATESITLWPYILVACGGIALVALWNLSLRHTITRQTTQIKKNQQRLTYIIEGSQAGTWEWNVQTGRTVYNERWAEMLGYSLPELSPLDITLWQRLSHPDDLVKAENALEQHFAGEIDSYRCEVRMRHKDGHWVWVLDRGRVYEWDADGAPLLMAGTHLDITDLKQAEAGYQLLFQSMLNGFALHEIVCDSAGNPIDYRFLAVNPSFEQMTGLRAHDIVGRTVLEVLPNTEPYWIETYGKVALGGEPIFFENYSREIGKHFQITAFSPSPHRFACVFADITERKRAEDALQASEKKFREVTELLPQTVFESNLQGILTYVNQAGYKAFGYTEADLVRGMNITATIIPEDHARLAENLKHITLTGIAKGNSYTALRKDGSTFPIQVYTSVCYEHGKPTGFRGVLIDMTELALAETELRIAAAAFESQEGMVVTDANGVILKVNTSFTETTGYQPEEVIGQNPRILQSGYHDEKFYRDMWESINASGVWQGEIWDQRKNGEVYPKWLTISAVKNAAGRVTHYVGSHFDITERKRAEERIAELAYFDQLTGLPNRTLFNDRLKQAMTAAGRRGVYGALFFIDLDNFKTLNDTLGHDMGDSLLRQVAQRLTSCVRGEDTVARLGGDEFLVMISSLHSDKTEAAQIAETIGEKILTTLNQPYTLAGLLHHSTQSIGVTLFLGEDTSIDEMMKQADLAMYKAKASGRDAIRFFDPAMEIAVTYRTALEKDLRNAIREGQLILHYQAQIGENGTVTGAEALVRWQHPTRGMVSPADFIPLAEETGLILSLGQWVLETACTNLACWASEPKLADLTLAINVSTRQFRELNFVATVLDSVQKTGANPALLKLELTESLLVEKVDDVVDKMATLKTHGIGFSLDDFGTGYSSLAYLKRLPLDQLKIDQSFVRDVLDDPNDATIAKTVVALGKSFGLSVIAEGVETEAQREFLASVGCYACQGYLFSRPLPIEQFEAYVKNNF